The Winogradskyella schleiferi genome has a window encoding:
- a CDS encoding dihydrolipoyl dehydrogenase family protein, which translates to MKTKHYNVFVIGSGIAGQTAAKACVEAGLTVAISDKREFGGTCSTRGCDPKKVLIQFADLMQNSKQLESLGIKKTPKVKWKAVQKFKKSFTKPVPVNTEKTLKALGIDLYHQSPKFKNENELVVEGKTISADTFVIATGYVPRDLEFKGADLLKTSDTILKLKKIPKSAIFIGSGYVGMEFCFMLSTMGCNVTMIEEGERALTQFDAFLVEKLTKVLEKNGVEFIFNATPTKVEKLKKNKKLTYEKGGKTKTVKARKIFNTAGRVPAIDMLDLVNANIKADETGVLVNDFMQSVSHKKVYACGDVSSKSLPLTPLSGLQGYIAGYNIVHGNKKEFKDPLVPSVVFTKPQLASVGYSEEEAKSRYKKVSVYKGDALNWYNAKKENAEAYAYKILVNERTQKIVGAHLLSSQANETINIFATAINNDMTVGDFKQMIFTYPSYANDLKSMLKDED; encoded by the coding sequence ATGAAAACCAAACACTATAATGTCTTTGTTATTGGTAGCGGAATTGCAGGTCAGACGGCAGCAAAAGCTTGTGTAGAAGCAGGCTTGACAGTTGCCATTTCAGATAAAAGAGAATTTGGAGGAACTTGCTCAACTAGAGGTTGTGACCCTAAAAAAGTACTCATACAGTTTGCAGACTTGATGCAAAACTCAAAACAACTTGAAAGTTTAGGGATTAAGAAAACACCAAAAGTTAAATGGAAAGCGGTTCAAAAATTTAAAAAGTCATTTACCAAACCCGTACCAGTAAATACCGAAAAAACTTTAAAGGCTCTAGGCATTGATTTATATCATCAATCACCAAAATTCAAAAATGAAAACGAATTGGTGGTTGAGGGCAAGACCATATCTGCAGATACATTTGTGATTGCCACAGGTTATGTACCAAGAGATTTAGAGTTTAAAGGTGCAGATTTATTAAAAACGAGCGATACGATTTTAAAGTTAAAAAAGATTCCGAAGTCGGCCATATTTATAGGTTCTGGTTATGTTGGTATGGAGTTTTGCTTTATGCTCTCCACAATGGGTTGCAATGTGACGATGATTGAAGAAGGCGAAAGAGCACTTACGCAATTTGATGCATTTTTAGTTGAAAAACTGACCAAGGTTTTAGAAAAGAATGGTGTAGAATTTATATTCAATGCAACACCTACAAAAGTTGAAAAGCTAAAGAAGAATAAGAAATTAACCTACGAAAAAGGCGGTAAAACAAAAACGGTTAAAGCCCGAAAAATATTTAATACGGCTGGTAGAGTTCCAGCTATTGACATGCTAGATTTAGTAAATGCCAATATAAAAGCAGATGAAACAGGTGTGTTGGTCAATGATTTTATGCAAAGCGTAAGTCATAAAAAGGTGTATGCTTGTGGCGACGTATCCAGTAAATCGTTGCCATTAACTCCTCTCTCTGGATTGCAAGGTTATATTGCAGGCTATAATATTGTGCATGGTAATAAAAAAGAATTTAAGGATCCATTAGTACCATCCGTAGTATTTACCAAACCGCAATTGGCGAGTGTTGGCTATTCTGAAGAAGAAGCGAAAAGCAGATATAAAAAGGTAAGCGTGTATAAAGGCGATGCTTTAAATTGGTACAATGCCAAAAAGGAAAACGCAGAAGCTTATGCCTATAAAATTTTAGTAAATGAACGTACACAAAAAATTGTAGGCGCTCATTTATTGAGTTCACAGGCAAATGAAACCATAAACATTTTTGCGACTGCGATAAATAATGACATGACTGTCGGTGATTTTAAACAAATGATTTTTACTTATCCATCTTATGCCAATGATTTAAAGAGTATGTTGAAGGATGAAGACTAG
- a CDS encoding uracil-DNA glycosylase family protein: protein MQDFLKDIRNCTICKANLPLGPNPIVSAHRNSKIILLSQAPGRIAHEKSKAWDDPSGRQLRQWLNVSEEQFYNPENFAIVPIGFCYPGKAKTGDLPPRPECAPQWHQQLLDKMGHVELIILIGAYAQNYYLKDKKNLTERVGNYKDYLPTYFPIPHPSPTNRFWRSKNPWFEMDIIPVLQDKIERLLKV from the coding sequence ATGCAGGATTTTCTCAAGGATATAAGAAATTGTACTATTTGCAAAGCAAATCTACCATTGGGACCTAACCCAATTGTAAGCGCACATAGGAATTCTAAGATTATATTATTGAGTCAAGCGCCTGGGCGCATTGCTCATGAAAAAAGTAAAGCTTGGGACGATCCTAGCGGAAGACAATTACGCCAATGGCTGAATGTTTCTGAAGAACAATTTTATAATCCTGAAAACTTCGCTATTGTTCCTATTGGATTTTGTTATCCTGGCAAAGCAAAAACAGGAGATTTACCACCAAGACCAGAATGTGCGCCGCAATGGCATCAACAATTATTGGATAAAATGGGGCATGTTGAGTTGATTATTTTAATAGGTGCGTATGCACAAAATTATTATTTGAAGGATAAAAAGAACTTGACAGAGCGCGTTGGAAATTATAAAGACTATTTACCAACGTATTTTCCAATTCCGCATCCTTCGCCGACTAATCGGTTTTGGAGAAGCAAGAATCCTTGGTTTGAAATGGATATTATCCCAGTTTTACAAGATAAAATTGAAAGATTATTAAAAGTTTAA
- a CDS encoding RNA polymerase sigma factor: protein MTKLEFKNTVFVLSEKLFPMVSRILGSHEKAEDAIQEIMIKIWQKRRKLKNHPNINGFVFLTARNYCLDVLRKKKIEPYDGAHLKIMTSKDENSIEWQELNQIITEILKTLPLQQKEVFLMRDIDGYEFTEIAAALNIKQTHARVLISRARKQIGSVLLKTYDYEKGAY, encoded by the coding sequence ATGACCAAGTTAGAATTTAAAAATACTGTTTTTGTCTTATCAGAAAAGCTATTTCCAATGGTTTCAAGAATTTTAGGTTCTCATGAAAAGGCTGAAGATGCCATCCAAGAGATAATGATTAAAATATGGCAAAAAAGAAGGAAACTTAAAAATCATCCGAATATCAATGGCTTTGTTTTTTTAACTGCTCGTAATTATTGCTTGGATGTTCTTAGAAAAAAGAAAATTGAACCTTATGATGGAGCACATCTAAAAATTATGACGTCTAAAGACGAAAACAGTATTGAATGGCAAGAGCTTAATCAAATTATAACTGAAATTTTAAAAACTTTACCATTACAACAGAAAGAAGTCTTTTTAATGAGAGATATAGATGGTTATGAATTTACAGAAATTGCCGCAGCATTAAACATTAAACAAACGCATGCACGAGTTTTAATTTCTAGAGCAAGAAAACAAATAGGTAGCGTACTTCTAAAAACATATGATTATGAAAAAGGAGCATACTAA
- a CDS encoding MFS transporter, producing the protein MSKNDPYAALRIKEFNIFLLVRFALVFGWSMQFVVIEWQVYALTENPLALGIIGLCEFLPAFLLAPFAGHIVDKKEKRNLFTICIALFSLISFGLFWLTSEQIESSWETTSILYGIYTLVFFGGVLRAFFGPTIFSLIALIVPKKIYPNAATWSSSTWKGANVFGALCGGFLIAWIGVHYTLGVIFFLVMMAFVLVFRIGKKPILNKGSIESVTESLKAGIRFVFNDKVILGALTLDMIAVLFGGAVAIFAVFAKDILDAGPKGFGILNAALSSGSILTMLATTYIPITKNTGKKLLVSVFGFGFCMIIFGASKLMWLSVIALFFSGVFDGISMVVRQTILQLKTPDHMRGRVGAVNSMFVGSSNELGALESGIAARIFGAPLAVILGGTATLIIVSIIGLKNKPLRELDLRKDIAEHEREE; encoded by the coding sequence TTGTCAAAAAACGACCCATACGCAGCACTGAGAATTAAAGAATTCAATATTTTTTTATTGGTACGTTTTGCTTTGGTTTTTGGGTGGTCTATGCAATTTGTGGTTATAGAGTGGCAAGTGTATGCGCTTACTGAAAATCCGCTAGCTTTAGGAATAATAGGACTTTGCGAGTTTTTACCAGCATTTTTGCTTGCACCTTTTGCAGGCCATATTGTAGACAAAAAAGAAAAACGAAACCTGTTTACCATTTGTATTGCGTTATTTTCATTAATTAGTTTTGGATTGTTTTGGTTAACCTCTGAACAAATTGAATCCTCTTGGGAAACGACTTCTATTTTATATGGAATTTATACATTGGTATTTTTTGGAGGTGTTTTAAGAGCGTTCTTTGGTCCAACGATTTTTTCGCTAATAGCACTTATTGTACCCAAAAAAATATATCCTAATGCAGCTACATGGAGCAGTAGTACATGGAAAGGAGCCAATGTTTTTGGTGCCTTGTGTGGTGGGTTCTTAATTGCTTGGATAGGTGTTCATTATACACTGGGTGTCATATTTTTTTTAGTGATGATGGCATTTGTTTTGGTATTCCGGATAGGTAAAAAACCGATTCTTAATAAAGGATCCATAGAGTCAGTAACGGAAAGCCTGAAAGCCGGTATTCGTTTTGTGTTTAATGATAAGGTCATTTTAGGAGCATTGACCTTAGACATGATTGCGGTTTTGTTTGGTGGAGCGGTCGCTATTTTTGCCGTATTTGCAAAGGACATTCTGGATGCAGGACCTAAAGGATTTGGTATATTGAATGCGGCTTTGTCTTCAGGAAGTATTTTAACTATGTTGGCAACAACCTATATTCCCATTACAAAAAACACAGGAAAGAAATTATTGGTTTCAGTTTTCGGATTTGGATTTTGCATGATAATTTTTGGAGCTTCAAAATTGATGTGGCTTAGTGTTATAGCACTGTTTTTTTCAGGTGTTTTTGATGGTATTTCAATGGTAGTGCGCCAAACAATTCTTCAACTTAAAACACCAGATCACATGAGAGGTCGCGTAGGTGCTGTAAATTCCATGTTTGTTGGATCGTCTAATGAGCTAGGAGCATTAGAAAGCGGAATTGCAGCAAGAATTTTTGGTGCGCCTTTAGCTGTTATACTTGGTGGTACGGCAACACTTATAATTGTTTCCATAATAGGTTTAAAAAACAAGCCGTTGCGAGAACTTGATTTACGTAAGGATATTGCGGAACATGAAAGGGAAGAATAG
- the recJ gene encoding single-stranded-DNA-specific exonuclease RecJ has translation MRWTLKPKPQASKVEELKTTLQVDDIIATLLLQRGIDSYQAAKTFFRPSFEDLHDPFLMKDMAIAVARIEKAIENQENIMVYGDYDVDGTTSVALMSSYLKTRTQNVATYIPDRYDEGYGISYKGIDFADDNGFSLIIALDCGVKAIDKVAYAKEKGIDFIICDHHRPGETIPDAVAVLDPKRDDCDYPFKELCGCGVGFKLITALASNQGQTVEDLVEYLDLVATAIGADIVPIVDENRALAYLGLQVINTNPRPGMKAIIAEVKKDELTITDVVFIIAPRINAAGRMKHGNHAVTLLTETDFNLAAEYAVDIDQFNTDRRETDKRITQEALIQIEEKNEQEGFTTVVYDETWHKGVIGIVASRLIETYYRPTLVFTKSGDKLAASARSVSGFDVYNALEACSEHIEQFGGHKYAAGLTLLPENYEAFKAKFESVVKETIDPKLLTPELKIDLNIELSHVNNKLLRIIRQFAPFGPGNMSPVFMSQNIKDTGWGKCVGEDDKHLRLTATQSFNDKIVCIGFGLGDRINIIKDKKLFSAAYSIDENHWNGNVSLQLKLKDIKA, from the coding sequence ATGCGTTGGACACTTAAACCAAAACCACAAGCATCAAAAGTTGAAGAACTAAAAACGACACTTCAAGTCGATGACATCATTGCTACCTTATTATTGCAACGAGGTATCGATAGTTACCAAGCCGCCAAAACATTTTTCAGGCCCAGTTTTGAGGACCTTCATGATCCATTCTTAATGAAAGATATGGCCATTGCTGTTGCTCGAATCGAAAAGGCTATCGAAAACCAAGAGAATATTATGGTTTATGGTGATTATGACGTTGATGGTACAACCTCTGTGGCTTTAATGTCTTCCTATTTAAAAACGAGAACCCAAAATGTGGCAACCTACATTCCAGATCGTTATGATGAAGGTTATGGGATTTCATATAAAGGTATTGACTTTGCTGACGATAATGGCTTTTCATTGATAATTGCATTGGATTGTGGTGTAAAAGCCATTGATAAAGTCGCTTATGCCAAAGAAAAAGGTATTGATTTTATTATCTGCGATCATCATAGACCAGGAGAAACTATTCCAGATGCTGTTGCGGTATTAGATCCAAAACGAGACGATTGCGACTATCCGTTTAAAGAATTATGTGGTTGTGGAGTAGGTTTTAAATTAATAACCGCTTTGGCTTCAAATCAGGGACAAACCGTTGAAGATTTAGTGGAATATCTCGATTTGGTGGCTACTGCGATTGGTGCGGATATTGTTCCTATTGTGGATGAAAATAGAGCTTTGGCATATTTGGGGTTACAGGTCATAAACACCAATCCAAGACCAGGCATGAAAGCTATAATAGCTGAAGTGAAAAAAGACGAACTCACGATTACAGATGTCGTTTTTATCATCGCTCCAAGGATCAATGCCGCAGGACGAATGAAACACGGTAATCATGCTGTGACACTTTTAACTGAAACGGACTTTAATCTTGCCGCTGAGTATGCGGTTGATATTGATCAATTTAATACAGACCGAAGAGAAACAGATAAACGCATTACGCAAGAAGCTTTAATTCAAATTGAAGAAAAAAACGAACAAGAAGGATTTACCACAGTCGTTTATGACGAAACTTGGCACAAAGGTGTCATTGGAATTGTGGCTTCGCGTTTAATAGAAACCTATTACCGACCAACATTGGTATTTACTAAAAGTGGCGATAAATTGGCGGCATCTGCGCGTTCGGTTTCTGGTTTTGATGTCTATAATGCTTTGGAAGCGTGTTCGGAACATATAGAGCAATTTGGTGGCCATAAATACGCAGCAGGATTAACCTTGTTGCCAGAAAATTATGAAGCGTTTAAAGCAAAGTTTGAAAGTGTGGTAAAAGAAACCATAGATCCAAAATTATTAACACCAGAACTTAAAATCGATTTAAATATTGAGTTGAGCCACGTTAATAATAAACTATTACGCATTATCCGCCAGTTTGCACCGTTTGGTCCAGGCAATATGTCGCCTGTATTTATGTCGCAAAATATAAAAGATACGGGTTGGGGAAAATGTGTTGGTGAAGATGATAAGCACCTGCGCTTAACGGCAACACAATCATTTAATGATAAAATCGTCTGTATTGGATTTGGTTTAGGCGATAGAATAAACATCATAAAGGATAAAAAATTATTCAGTGCAGCCTATTCCATAGATGAAAACCATTGGAATGGTAATGTGAGTTTGCAGTTAAAATTGAAGGATATCAAGGCTTGA
- a CDS encoding OmpA family protein: MKRLILFLFSLSCLISTSQNLVLNPSFEEFHDCPLEVSLFDQNVTNWTIPNSGTTDYFNSCSEKMAFKNFNGYQNARTGQGYAGIYMHFKNDYREYIQGTLKSTLKKGEKYQVAFYISLAENSRYALKEFGIMMTSEKFNTFKSKVNLNAKLLAKRIPNLKFRPTFNKTFYDSSKDWMEVTFTYTADGFENYFVIGNFNTNADTKKKQTRTSKYEPFSYYYIDDVSIVPLKNLKETIETNAIYTVKNVLFEFDKAELLEVSIIELDKLYEHLKEEFILNIEIYGHTDTIGLEMRNRELSEERAKAVADYLIAKGIDSKRIKYYGFGSTQPISSNETKEGRQLNRRVAFKLIQN; this comes from the coding sequence ATGAAACGGCTCATTTTATTTCTCTTCAGTCTTAGTTGTCTTATTTCAACAAGTCAAAATTTGGTATTAAACCCAAGTTTTGAAGAATTTCATGACTGTCCATTAGAAGTGAGTTTGTTTGATCAAAATGTTACAAACTGGACCATACCCAATAGCGGAACAACAGATTATTTTAATTCGTGCAGTGAAAAAATGGCGTTTAAGAACTTTAATGGGTATCAAAACGCTAGAACAGGACAAGGATATGCCGGAATTTATATGCATTTCAAGAATGATTATAGGGAATATATTCAAGGCACCTTAAAATCGACCTTAAAAAAAGGGGAAAAGTACCAGGTTGCATTTTATATCAGTTTAGCAGAAAATTCGAGATATGCCCTTAAAGAATTTGGGATAATGATGACGTCTGAAAAGTTCAATACTTTTAAAAGCAAGGTTAATTTAAATGCTAAATTACTTGCTAAGCGAATTCCCAATTTAAAATTCCGTCCAACGTTTAATAAAACGTTTTATGATAGTTCTAAAGATTGGATGGAAGTTACATTCACTTATACGGCAGATGGATTTGAAAACTATTTTGTCATAGGAAATTTCAACACCAATGCAGATACTAAAAAAAAGCAAACCAGAACATCCAAATATGAGCCCTTTTCATATTATTACATCGATGATGTTTCAATTGTACCACTTAAAAATTTAAAAGAAACCATTGAGACTAATGCCATTTATACCGTTAAAAATGTTTTGTTCGAATTTGATAAAGCTGAATTATTAGAGGTTTCTATAATAGAACTCGATAAGCTTTACGAGCATCTAAAGGAAGAATTTATTTTAAATATTGAAATTTACGGTCATACGGATACTATTGGTCTAGAAATGAGAAACCGAGAATTATCAGAAGAAAGAGCAAAAGCTGTCGCTGATTATTTAATTGCAAAAGGGATCGATTCCAAAAGAATTAAATATTATGGTTTTGGAAGTACACAACCTATTTCAAGCAATGAAACAAAAGAAGGCCGGCAATTAAATAGACGTGTTGCATTTAAGTTGATACAAAACTGA
- a CDS encoding carboxymuconolactone decarboxylase family protein produces the protein MALVTPLSAEHDLETKELAEFFNETLGFCPNSVLTMQRRPAISKAFINLNKAVMANEGRVTSALKRMIAWVSSNSTGCRYCQAHAIRAADRYGAEQDQLDHIWDYKTHPAFNEAERAALDFSLAASQVPNAVNAEIKERLYQHWDEGEIVEMLGVISLFGYLNRWNDSMGTDIEEGAVESGNQYLGKHGFEVGKHDGSQY, from the coding sequence ATGGCACTAGTAACTCCTTTATCTGCAGAACACGATTTAGAAACCAAAGAACTTGCAGAATTCTTTAACGAAACGCTTGGGTTTTGCCCAAATTCGGTATTGACCATGCAACGTAGACCTGCAATAAGTAAAGCGTTTATCAATTTGAATAAAGCCGTTATGGCCAATGAAGGTCGTGTGACCTCAGCTTTAAAACGCATGATTGCTTGGGTCAGTAGTAATTCTACGGGATGCCGTTATTGCCAAGCACATGCCATTAGAGCTGCGGACCGCTATGGTGCAGAACAAGACCAACTGGATCATATTTGGGACTATAAAACACATCCTGCTTTTAATGAAGCCGAACGTGCGGCATTGGATTTTAGTTTGGCTGCTTCGCAAGTGCCAAACGCTGTAAATGCAGAAATTAAAGAGCGCTTATATCAACATTGGGATGAAGGTGAAATTGTTGAAATGTTAGGTGTGATTTCACTCTTTGGCTATTTGAACCGTTGGAATGATTCTATGGGAACTGATATCGAAGAAGGTGCTGTGGAAAGTGGGAATCAATATTTGGGGAAACATGGATTTGAGGTTGGTAAGCATGATGGGTCACAGTATTAG
- a CDS encoding OsmC family protein → MADKITTHWKGNMVFESDNPRWPSIMMDASEEFGGTNSGMAPKAMMLSSLAGCSGLDVISTLNKMKVEIDDFKMDVSGELTEEHPKYYHSVVVDYHFYGSDLNKKKCERAVNLSVEKYCGVMEMFRRFAKVETNIHFHIILEG, encoded by the coding sequence ATGGCAGATAAAATAACAACACATTGGAAAGGAAACATGGTTTTTGAATCTGATAATCCAAGATGGCCATCGATTATGATGGATGCTTCCGAAGAATTTGGTGGTACAAATTCGGGAATGGCACCTAAAGCGATGATGTTATCGTCTTTGGCTGGTTGTTCTGGATTGGATGTCATCTCAACACTCAATAAAATGAAAGTCGAAATTGACGATTTTAAAATGGATGTTTCTGGCGAATTAACTGAAGAGCATCCTAAATATTACCATTCGGTCGTTGTGGATTATCATTTTTATGGTTCAGATTTAAATAAGAAAAAATGTGAGCGCGCTGTCAACTTATCGGTTGAAAAATATTGTGGCGTTATGGAAATGTTTAGACGATTTGCTAAGGTTGAAACTAACATTCATTTTCATATTATTTTAGAGGGATAA
- a CDS encoding UDP-2,3-diacylglucosamine diphosphatase produces the protein MTNPNHIHLPKGKKVYFASDNHLGAPTNDASKPREKKFVAWLDDIKHDAAAIFLIGDLFDFWFEYKTVVPKGFTRTLGKLAEISDSGIPIHYFVGNHDLWMNGYFEEELGIPVYYKPKEFTLHNKTFFIGHGDGLGPKDKGYKRMKKVFTNPLFKWLFKWVHPDIGVKIGQYMSVKNKMISGDDDAKFLGEENEWLAIYSKRKLEEKHRDFFVFGHRHLPLEIQLNEKSKYINLGDWIQYYTYGVFDGKSFELKKY, from the coding sequence ATGACTAATCCAAATCACATACATCTTCCCAAAGGAAAAAAAGTTTATTTCGCATCAGATAATCATTTAGGGGCACCAACAAATGATGCTTCAAAACCTCGTGAAAAAAAATTTGTGGCTTGGTTAGATGACATTAAGCATGATGCCGCAGCAATTTTTTTGATAGGCGATTTATTTGATTTTTGGTTTGAATATAAAACTGTGGTCCCAAAAGGATTTACCAGAACCTTAGGGAAACTTGCAGAAATAAGTGATTCAGGCATTCCTATTCATTATTTTGTGGGCAATCACGATTTATGGATGAACGGTTATTTTGAAGAAGAACTAGGTATTCCTGTTTATTATAAGCCAAAGGAATTTACATTACACAATAAAACATTTTTTATTGGGCATGGCGATGGTTTAGGACCAAAAGATAAAGGCTATAAACGTATGAAAAAAGTGTTTACCAATCCGCTTTTTAAATGGTTATTCAAATGGGTTCATCCAGATATTGGCGTTAAGATTGGTCAATATATGTCCGTAAAAAATAAAATGATTTCTGGCGATGACGACGCAAAATTTTTAGGCGAAGAAAACGAATGGTTAGCGATTTATAGCAAACGCAAACTTGAAGAAAAGCATCGCGATTTCTTTGTGTTTGGGCACAGACATTTGCCTTTGGAAATTCAATTGAACGAGAAATCAAAATACATTAATCTTGGCGATTGGATTCAGTATTATACGTATGGTGTTTTTGATGGAAAGTCTTTTGAATTGAAGAAATATTAA